Proteins from a single region of Pseudomonas sp. 10S4:
- a CDS encoding DUF748 domain-containing protein, which translates to MKRRYSWPLWTLAGLVVLLIAVHIALPYMVRDYLNDKLADMGDYRGQITDVDLALWRGAYKINGLKIVKVDGKVPVPFVNAPLIDLAVSWHSLWYDHAVVAKVQFIKPELNFVDGGTNKQNSQTGRGTDWRAQLSKLLPITLNEVRINDGKISFRNFSSTPPVNMNATQVNASIYNLTNVVDTKGKRDARFEGKALLLGQAPLEATATFDPLSNFEDFEFRLRVKNIELKRMNDFASAYGKFDFNAGHGDVVIEAEANKGQLKGYIKPLLRDVEVFNWQQDVENKNKSFFRSVWEAIVGGTETVLKNQRKNQFATKVELSGNVHQQDISAFQAFLQILRNGFIQAFNARYEQPKPDAG; encoded by the coding sequence ATGAAGCGTCGATACAGTTGGCCTCTGTGGACCCTCGCTGGCCTCGTTGTGCTGCTGATTGCCGTGCACATCGCCCTGCCCTACATGGTGCGCGATTACCTCAACGACAAACTGGCCGACATGGGCGACTACCGTGGCCAGATCACTGACGTGGACCTGGCCCTGTGGCGCGGCGCCTACAAAATCAACGGACTGAAGATCGTCAAGGTCGATGGCAAAGTCCCGGTGCCGTTCGTCAATGCACCGCTGATCGACCTCGCTGTCAGTTGGCATTCGCTCTGGTACGACCATGCCGTGGTGGCCAAGGTGCAGTTCATCAAACCCGAGCTGAACTTCGTCGACGGTGGCACTAATAAACAGAACTCCCAGACCGGTCGCGGCACGGACTGGCGCGCTCAACTGAGCAAACTGCTGCCTATCACCCTGAACGAAGTGCGGATCAACGACGGGAAAATCAGTTTTCGAAACTTTAGCTCTACCCCGCCGGTAAACATGAACGCCACCCAGGTCAACGCCAGCATTTATAACCTGACCAACGTCGTCGACACCAAAGGCAAGCGCGACGCCCGTTTCGAGGGCAAGGCGCTGCTGTTGGGCCAGGCCCCGCTGGAAGCCACCGCCACCTTCGATCCGCTGAGCAACTTCGAAGACTTCGAATTTCGACTGCGAGTCAAGAACATCGAGCTCAAACGCATGAACGACTTCGCCTCGGCCTACGGCAAATTCGACTTCAACGCCGGCCATGGCGACGTGGTGATCGAAGCCGAAGCCAATAAGGGCCAGCTCAAGGGCTACATCAAGCCACTGCTGCGCGACGTCGAAGTGTTCAATTGGCAACAAGATGTCGAGAACAAGAACAAAAGCTTTTTTCGCTCGGTCTGGGAAGCCATCGTCGGTGGCACCGAAACTGTGCTGAAGAACCAGCGCAAGAACCAGTTCGCGACCAAGGTCGAACTCAGCGGCAACGTACACCAGCAAGATATCAGCGCGTTCCAGGCGTTTTTGCAGATTTTGCGCAATGGTTTCATCCAGGCGTTCAATG
- the cysK gene encoding cysteine synthase A produces the protein MSRIFADNAHSIGNTPLVQINRIAPRGVTILAKIEGRNPGYSVKCRIGANMIWDAESTGKLKPGMTIVEPTSGNTGIGLAFVAAARGYKLMLTMPASMSIERRKVLKALGAELVLTEPAKGMKGAIEKAAEILASDPAKYFMPSQFDNPANPAIHEKTTGPEIWNDTDGAVDVLVAGVGTGGTITGISRYIKNTQGKPIISVAVEPVSSPVITQAMAGEEIKPSPHKIQGIGAGFVPKNLDLSIVDRVELVTDDESKAMALRLMQEEGILCGISCGAAMAVAVRLAETPEMQGKTIVVILPDSGERYLSSMLFSDLFTEAENQQ, from the coding sequence ATGAGCCGTATTTTCGCTGACAACGCCCATTCCATCGGCAATACGCCGCTGGTGCAGATCAATCGCATCGCGCCGCGCGGCGTGACCATCCTGGCTAAGATCGAGGGGCGCAACCCCGGTTATTCGGTCAAATGCCGGATTGGCGCGAACATGATCTGGGACGCCGAAAGCACCGGCAAACTCAAGCCTGGCATGACCATTGTGGAGCCGACTTCCGGCAATACCGGCATCGGCCTGGCGTTTGTTGCTGCTGCCCGTGGTTACAAGTTGATGCTGACCATGCCAGCGTCCATGAGTATTGAACGCCGCAAGGTACTCAAGGCGCTCGGGGCCGAACTGGTGCTGACCGAGCCGGCCAAGGGCATGAAGGGCGCAATCGAAAAGGCTGCGGAAATTCTCGCCAGCGACCCGGCCAAGTACTTCATGCCATCGCAGTTCGATAACCCGGCCAACCCGGCCATCCACGAAAAAACCACCGGCCCGGAAATCTGGAACGATACCGACGGCGCGGTCGATGTGCTGGTGGCAGGCGTCGGAACGGGCGGAACCATTACCGGTATTTCGCGGTATATCAAGAATACCCAGGGCAAACCGATTATCTCGGTGGCGGTGGAGCCGGTTTCGTCGCCGGTGATTACCCAGGCGATGGCCGGCGAAGAGATCAAGCCGAGCCCGCACAAGATTCAGGGCATTGGCGCCGGTTTTGTGCCGAAGAACCTCGATTTGTCGATCGTCGATCGGGTCGAACTGGTCACCGACGATGAATCCAAGGCCATGGCCCTGCGCCTGATGCAGGAGGAAGGGATTTTGTGCGGTATCTCATGCGGTGCGGCGATGGCGGTTGCGGTGCGTCTGGCCGAAACCCCGGAAATGCAGGGCAAGACCATCGTGGTGATCCTGCCTGACTCCGGCGAACGTTATCTGTCGAGCATGTTGTTCAGTGATCTGTTTACCGAGGCGGAGAACCAGCAGTAA
- a CDS encoding aspartyl/asparaginyl beta-hydroxylase domain-containing protein — MTFSFAAKALLLLLFLGSTLYVHLRGKARLPVLRQFVNHSALFAPYNALMYLFSGVPSKPYLDRSKFPELDVLRDNWEVIRDEAMHLFDEGYIRAAEKNNDAGFGSFFKKGWKRFYLKWYDKPLPSAEALCPKTVALVSSIPNVKGAMFALLPGGSHLNPHRDPFAGSLRYHLGLSTPNSDDCRIFVDGQVYAWRDGEDVMFDETYVHWVKNETEKTRVILFCDIERPLSNRIMTRINRWVSGLLGRATAPQNLDDERVGGINQAYAWSKNSSDKFSGVVKKWKRRHPKAYRVLRPVLAVVVLTLLGYWLFG; from the coding sequence ATGACCTTTTCCTTTGCCGCGAAGGCGTTGCTGTTGCTGTTGTTCCTCGGCAGCACGCTGTATGTGCATTTGCGCGGCAAGGCGCGATTGCCGGTCCTGCGTCAGTTCGTCAACCACTCGGCGCTGTTTGCCCCGTATAACGCGTTGATGTACCTGTTCTCCGGCGTTCCGTCCAAACCCTACCTCGATCGCAGCAAGTTCCCGGAACTTGATGTGCTTCGCGATAACTGGGAAGTCATTCGCGACGAAGCGATGCACCTGTTCGACGAGGGCTACATTCGCGCCGCCGAAAAGAACAACGACGCTGGTTTCGGCTCGTTCTTCAAGAAGGGCTGGAAGCGTTTCTACCTCAAATGGTACGACAAGCCATTGCCATCGGCCGAAGCCCTGTGCCCGAAAACCGTGGCGCTGGTCAGCAGCATTCCCAATGTCAAAGGCGCAATGTTCGCCTTGTTGCCGGGCGGCAGCCACCTCAACCCGCACCGCGACCCGTTCGCCGGTTCCCTGCGTTATCACCTGGGGCTGTCGACACCGAACTCCGACGATTGCCGCATCTTCGTTGACGGTCAGGTCTATGCCTGGCGTGATGGCGAAGACGTGATGTTCGACGAGACCTACGTGCACTGGGTCAAGAACGAAACCGAAAAGACTCGGGTCATCCTGTTCTGCGACATCGAACGGCCGCTAAGCAACCGCATCATGACCCGCATCAACCGCTGGGTCAGTGGCCTGCTGGGCCGCGCCACCGCTCCGCAGAATCTTGATGACGAACGCGTTGGCGGGATCAACCAGGCTTACGCGTGGAGCAAGAACTCCAGTGACAAGTTCAGCGGGGTGGTCAAAAAATGGAAGCGTCGCCATCCGAAGGCTTACCGCGTACTGCGGCCGGTGCTGGCAGTGGTGGTGCTGACGTTGTTGGGGTATTGGTTGTTTGGGTGA